TTAAACATCACTGCAAAGCCTGTTGATTCTCTTGGGTATGTACCATTAGATTTGTGGTGATATTTGTAGTTAATGCTCCCCGGGTATGTTATGTACGTTTCTTTGCCATTGCTAAGCTCTACGTCTGTGTCTAGCGAACCCCCGGAGTCTGCATATATGTTTTCTACTCTTATCATGCTTTTTCCAGCTGTACATGGTTGTCTAGAATTTTCATCATCGTTCGGGTCTGGAGCATCAGTACAAAAATAAATGCGTTTGCCTGCGAGCACCGTTCCAGCCGTATCATTCCCCGTGGCACCCGGAAAGTAACCGTTTTCTGTATCTTTTATTGCTTGTTGAACAGTCTGCTGTATTTGGCGCATGCTATCTTGGTAACGTGTTTTTTCTACCTGCCCCTGTATAAGTAGGGCGGTAGTCGTGAAAAGCACACCCGTAACTGTTAACACGATAAGCGTTTCTAGTATGGTGTAGCCTGTTTGTTTTTTTATTAGTTTCATTACCCTGCATTATACCATAAGCACAATTTTTGCAACAGAGCTGGTAGCACTGTTATAGGCCTAAAAGTACGGTGCTGTACCAGCTGCTTAGACTATCACCAAAAAATAAGGCTAAACTAGCGCCCAATATTAAAAACGGGCCAAACGGTATGTGCGACGTGACACTGAGTTTTTTAGATACGATCCCCGGTATTGCTACTGCCAAACCTACTAAGCTAGCTAAAAATACTGCAATAAAAACGTTTAGGGGCGACCCAGCTATAAGCCCAAGTAAAAACGCCAAGCGTACATCGCCAAAGCCAAGCCACGCTTTTGCACCGGTTTTATGTTGTTGCACAATATATGACACATAAAAAAGCGCAAAAAAACCAGCTAAATAAAGCACACCTGCAGCAATTGCATTAACCAGTGTGCTAGTTACACCGCTAAGCACTGCATAAAACAGCAAACTTGCGCCGTACGTAATAATACCTAGGTAAATAAGTTTAGATGGCAAAATGTACCATTTTGCATCGTATATCGCCAGCACGAGCAAAAATACTAGGGTAACAAGCCAGCCAGCAAGCAGTACCCAGCCATACTGCGCTGTACTAATGGGCCAAAAGATATAAGACAAAGCAAATACTACTGCCGTTATAAGCTCTACAAGCGGATACTGGGCACTAATTGGCGCATGGCAGTAGCGGCACTTGCCTTTTAAAAGTAACCAGCTAAATACCGGCACTAAGTCTTTGGCAGCAAGGGCGTGCTTGCAACTTGGGCACATGCTACGGCCATGCAGTATAGACAGTTCTTTACGTTTTGTGGCAGAGAGCTTTTTTGGGTCGCCATCGTCATTGAGCAGTTGGCGCAAGCGCCACACCCATGCGTTAATAAAGCTGCCCAATATAAGCCCAAGTACAAATAAATAGACTGTTAACAAAATGCTCATCCTAAAAAGTATCTCACAGATATTGAGTAAAATAAAAGAAACGGCTGCTATAACCGTTTCTTTTATTTATATCTATACCCTTTAGCCTTCAATACACTGAAGTGCTTCGCCACTGCCCGATGTCTCTGTGACAAACCATATGGCAACAGTTCTTGCGCTTGTAACAAAGTTACAATCTCTACCAGTGGCTACGTACAGCGTGCCAGGAACTGCGCTGGCAGTAGTTGGCAAAGCAGTGACTGGCGCTACCGGTGTTGATCCGTTTAGTGTTACGGTTGAAGTTCCGCCTCCGGTAAGTGTAATCGTACCTGTCCCAGCGCCTACCGTTGGCGTTGTGCCGTTGTAGCTGGATCGATGATCACCTACTCCACCTGCGAGTAATTGTGCGTCATTTCTTATTGATGTATTCCTACTGTTTCTCTGAAGTGCCGGTACTGCCAAGAATACAATAAGCATTATTAAACCAGCAATTGCCAGCACAATCAAAACTTCTATGATTGTAAACCCTTTATTTTCTTTTTTAAACATATGTTTGGTGCCCCTTCTTTTGAACATGATTATGTTTACTTATAATACCTTAATAATACTGTATTACCAATTAAATGCAAGCGTTTTTTAAGCGCCTAGCCCCTGATTAGCCAAGCCGTAAATAGGCAATAGCACCGCAGCAACAATAATAAGCGCCACGACACCCAGCACAATCATAAGTACTGGTTCTATGATGGTGTTGATGGTCTTAATTTGTTGATCTACTTCTTTTTCGTAATATTCGGCAGTTTTTTCTAGCATAGATTCTACCTGGCCAGATTGTTCGCCAATACGCAACATATTTGGCACTAATTCTAAGAAGTTCGGGTCGCCCTCGAGTGAATCTGCTAGGCTTTTACCACCTTTTACTTGGCTAATAGCGTGGTCTATAGAATCTTCTATGTATACATTATTTACCGATTTACTAGTAATTTCTAGCATCTGTAGCAGTGGTACACCGCTGGCAACTAGCGTTGTACCAGTGCGGGCAAACGCGCCATGTACATCTTCATAAACAGTGGGCCAATAAGTGGTGCCTTCATTTTAAACTTGTCTATAAATCGTTTGCCTCCAAGCGTGCGGGCCCATCTGCTACCAAAAAATACACCAAACCCTATTAAGATAATGACGACCCTCAGTAAGTAACAAGTGTGTTAGACATCCATAGTAGCACTTTAGTAATGAGTGGTAGTTCTGCACCCGGTAGGCTATCGTATAAAACTTTTACTTGCGGTAATACACCTACAAGCATAAAACCAATGACCGCTAACATAACACCTACAACTACGAGTGGGTATACGAGTGCGCCACGTATTTTACCAAGAATTTCGGCGTCTTTTTCTTGCTGAAAAGCAAGCCGTTCAAGCGAGTTATCTAGCGTACCAGACACTTCACCTGCTGCCACAAGGCTCACAAACACCGTGCTAAACACTTTGGGGTGGGATGCTAGGGCGTCTGAAAGTTTTTGCCAGCTTCTACATCACCAATAACCTCTGCAATCACAATCTTCATGGGTTTGCTGCTAGTTTGGCGCTGCACGGTACGGAGTGATTGTGCCAGTGGTAAGCCAGCGCTAATAAGCGTGCTTAACTGGCGCGCAAACAGTATACGATCTTTTGCTTTAACTTTTTTGCCAAAGCCGCCTTCTTTTTCTACTTTAATTTCTACAACTGCAAGGCCTTGGCCTTCTATGGCTTTGGCGGCGGCACGTTCGTTATCTGCCTGAACAGTAGAGGTAACTTTTGGCCAGTTTGCGGGTTGCGAGCGGTAAATGTAAATGTTGACATATAGGTGCGCCTAGCCTCTCATAAGCCTATCTAACTCTTCTAGGTCTACGGCATAATTACGTGCTTCTTCGTACGTAATTGTTCCGCTGTGAATAAGGCTCACTAGTGTTTTATCCATGCTTTGCATACCAAATTCTGCGCCAGTTTGTATAACAGCGTCTAGCTGATGCGTTTTGCCTTCACGCACAATGTTACGTACGGCCGGAGTTGCCACTAGTATTTCTGCAGCTGCAATACGGCCACCACCTATAGCTGGGATAAGCCGCTGCGAACAGATAGCCATTAAAATATTACTAAGCTGTGAGCGAATTTGTGGCTGCTGGTGTGGCGGGAACACGTCTATCATACGGTCTATACTTTGGGCGGCACTGTTTGTGTGTAGCGTCGCAAATACCAAGTGGCCTGTTTCTGCAATTGTAATAGCAGCGGCAATCGTTTCTAGATCTCGCATTTCGCCAATAAGTACTACATCTGGGTCTTGGCGCAAGCTACTACGCAAGGCTGCACTAAAACTAAACGTATCGTAGTGAACTTCGCGCTGTACTATCACGCTTTTAAGGCTTTTATGGGTAAATTCTATTGGGTCTTCTATGGT
The Candidatus Nomurabacteria bacterium DNA segment above includes these coding regions:
- a CDS encoding prepilin-type N-terminal cleavage/methylation domain-containing protein, with the translated sequence MFKKENKGFTIIEVLIVLAIAGLIMLIVFLAVPALQRNSRNTSIRNDAQLLAGGVGDHRSSYNGTTPTVGAGTGTITLTGGGTSTVTLNGSTPVAPVTALPTTASAVPGTLYVATGRDCNFVTSARTVAIWFVTETSGSGEALQCIEG
- a CDS encoding type II secretion system protein, giving the protein MKLIKKQTGYTILETLIVLTVTGVLFTTTALLIQGQVEKTRYQDSMRQIQQTVQQAIKDTENGYFPGATGNDTAGTVLAGKRIYFCTDAPDPNDDENSRQPCTAGKSMIRVENIYADSGGSLDTDVELSNGKETYITYPGSINYKYHHKSNGTYPRESTGFAVMFKNFSTTDYGSQTTSLYEAYIDDNNITTRSEDEWTKDRTPLYWNQGKRICFDGYKKGSLIIGRNGSTNVEMNLDDPECIH
- a CDS encoding prepilin peptidase; its protein translation is MSILLTVYLFVLGLILGSFINAWVWRLRQLLNDDGDPKKLSATKRKELSILHGRSMCPSCKHALAAKDLVPVFSWLLLKGKCRYCHAPISAQYPLVELITAVVFALSYIFWPISTAQYGWVLLAGWLVTLVFLLVLAIYDAKWYILPSKLIYLGIITYGASLLFYAVLSGVTSTLVNAIAAGVLYLAGFFALFYVSYIVQQHKTGAKAWLGFGDVRLAFLLGLIAGSPLNVFIAVFLASLVGLAVAIPGIVSKKLSVTSHIPFGPFLILGASLALFFGDSLSSWYSTVLLGL
- a CDS encoding type II secretion system F family protein: MLQMLEITSKSVNNVYIEDSIDHAISQVKGGKSLADSLEGDPNFLELVPNMLRIGEQSGQVESMLEKTAEYYEKEVDQQIKTINTIIEPVLMIVLGVVALIIVAAVLLPIYGLANQGLGA
- a CDS encoding type II secretion system F family protein; translation: MYIYRSQPANWPKVTSTVQADNERAAAKAIEGQGLAVVEIKVEKEGGFGKKVKAKDRILFARQLSTLISAGLPLAQSLRTVQRQTSSKPMKIVIAEVIGDVEAGKNFQTP
- a CDS encoding type II secretion system F family protein, with the translated sequence MFSTVFVSLVAAGEVSGTLDNSLERLAFQQEKDAEILGKIRGALVYPLVVVGVMLAVIGFMLVGVLPQVKVLYDSLPGAELPLITKVLLWMSNTLVTY
- a CDS encoding type IV pilus twitching motility protein PilT gives rise to the protein MQVAQPRIEVLLEEVIKKKASDLHLQVGLQPMLRVDGALKAVSGTDVLTEETVESLVFALLDDDQKQILLKDKEFDFSFAFGDLGRFRVNAFHERGNLAAALRLIPSELLSVEQLGLPNIVNKFAEYPRGLVLVTGPTGSGKSTTLASMIHKINTERAEHIVTIEDPIEFTHKSLKSVIVQREVHYDTFSFSAALRSSLRQDPDVVLIGEMRDLETIAAAITIAETGHLVFATLHTNSAAQSIDRMIDVFPPHQQPQIRSQLSNILMAICSQRLIPAIGGGRIAAAEILVATPAVRNIVREGKTHQLDAVIQTGAEFGMQSMDKTLVSLIHSGTITYEEARNYAVDLEELDRLMRG